A single genomic interval of Dysidea avara chromosome 6, odDysAvar1.4, whole genome shotgun sequence harbors:
- the LOC136258129 gene encoding solute carrier family 35 member F2-like isoform X3: MSGQVLSPLVTGIGVFTTLLENHTGEDISSTLTAGVFFLMSAILSPYIACRPDFLKKLRRYWWKCTIVAIGDVCGTYLQTLGFKFTSVASNQAITNGSMTVFVAALSILLIKKKYKLIHYISIIISTAGMVIVILEDLKTDTNKGNNPLVGDLICVAGGFGVAVANAGEEVVIKGELSVLDFTALIGFSGAIMSGIQMCILDRRSVIVMKWDLRSVLYFLGYQICNTSYYFVLPLIILQSSSMVASLSLLTSIAYSFLFSIFLFNNKFSAFYIGGFVVIMFGLILYNIISVPEGGTDQSVFSIGYWYNYGYSLFCEWRCRSAAADKHLVNLIDSDDSDDGYSTFDNGNKSVIGINS, from the exons ATGTCAGGCCAGGTGTTGTCACCATTAGTAACAGGCATCGGGGTGTTCACAACATTACTAGAGAATCACACAGGAGAAGATATCTCATCCACACTTACAGCCGGAGTGTTCTTCCTTATGAGCGCTATCCTTAGTCCATACATAGCATGCAGACCAGACTTCTTGAAGAAACTACGACGCTACTGGTGGAAATGTACAATAGTTGCTATAGGTGATGTGTGTGGGACTTACCTACAAACACTTGGCTTCAAGTTCACTTCAGTAGCCAGTAATCAG GCAATCACCAATGGCTCTATGACTGTATTTGTTGCCGCTCTTTCCATCCTTCTGATCAAGAAGAAATACAAACTGATCCACTACATCTCCATCATCATCAGTACTGCTGGTatggtcattgtcatcttgGAAGATTTGAAGACAGACACTAATAAAG GGAATAATCCATTAGTTGGAGATTTAATTTGTGTTGCTGGAGGATTTGGTGTTGCTGTTGCCAATGCTGGTGAAGAGGTTGTGATCAAAGGAGAACTCAGTGTACTAGACTTTACAGCTTTAATAGGATTCAGTGGAGCAATTATGTCTGGCAtacaaat GTGTATTTTGGATCGAAGAAGTGTTATAGTAATGAAATGGGATTTACGTTCAG TATTGTACTTTCTTGGTTATCAAATCTGCAATACATCATACTACTTTGTTCTACCATTGATCATATTACAATCATCATCCATGGTAGCAAGTTTGTCATTGTTAACTTCCATTGCCTACAGCTTCTTATTTTCCATCTTCTTGTTCAACAACAAG TTCTCAGCCTTCTACATTGGAGGATTTGTGGTGATCATGTTTGGACTGATCCTATACAATATTATATCAGTACCTGAAGGAGGTACAGACCAGTCAGTGTTCAGTATTGGCTACTGGTACAACTATGGATACTCACTATTCTGTGAGTGGAGGTGTCGTTCAGCAGCAGCAGATAAACATCTAGTAAACTTGATTGATTCAGATGATTCGGATGATGGCTACTCTACTTTTGATAACGGAAATAAATCAGTAATTGGAATTAATAGCTAG
- the LOC136258129 gene encoding solute carrier family 35 member F2-like isoform X1, with the protein MKILSWYINKKFAIVLMSGQVLSPLVTGIGVFTTLLENHTGEDISSTLTAGVFFLMSAILSPYIACRPDFLKKLRRYWWKCTIVAIGDVCGTYLQTLGFKFTSVASNQAITNGSMTVFVAALSILLIKKKYKLIHYISIIISTAGMVIVILEDLKTDTNKGNNPLVGDLICVAGGFGVAVANAGEEVVIKGELSVLDFTALIGFSGAIMSGIQMCILDRRSVIVMKWDLRSVLYFLGYQICNTSYYFVLPLIILQSSSMVASLSLLTSIAYSFLFSIFLFNNKFSAFYIGGFVVIMFGLILYNIISVPEGGTDQSVFSIGYWYNYGYSLFCEWRCRSAAADKHLVNLIDSDDSDDGYSTFDNGNKSVIGINS; encoded by the exons ATGAAAATCCTATCATGGTATATCAACAA GAAATTTGCCATTGTCCTGATGTCAGGCCAGGTGTTGTCACCATTAGTAACAGGCATCGGGGTGTTCACAACATTACTAGAGAATCACACAGGAGAAGATATCTCATCCACACTTACAGCCGGAGTGTTCTTCCTTATGAGCGCTATCCTTAGTCCATACATAGCATGCAGACCAGACTTCTTGAAGAAACTACGACGCTACTGGTGGAAATGTACAATAGTTGCTATAGGTGATGTGTGTGGGACTTACCTACAAACACTTGGCTTCAAGTTCACTTCAGTAGCCAGTAATCAG GCAATCACCAATGGCTCTATGACTGTATTTGTTGCCGCTCTTTCCATCCTTCTGATCAAGAAGAAATACAAACTGATCCACTACATCTCCATCATCATCAGTACTGCTGGTatggtcattgtcatcttgGAAGATTTGAAGACAGACACTAATAAAG GGAATAATCCATTAGTTGGAGATTTAATTTGTGTTGCTGGAGGATTTGGTGTTGCTGTTGCCAATGCTGGTGAAGAGGTTGTGATCAAAGGAGAACTCAGTGTACTAGACTTTACAGCTTTAATAGGATTCAGTGGAGCAATTATGTCTGGCAtacaaat GTGTATTTTGGATCGAAGAAGTGTTATAGTAATGAAATGGGATTTACGTTCAG TATTGTACTTTCTTGGTTATCAAATCTGCAATACATCATACTACTTTGTTCTACCATTGATCATATTACAATCATCATCCATGGTAGCAAGTTTGTCATTGTTAACTTCCATTGCCTACAGCTTCTTATTTTCCATCTTCTTGTTCAACAACAAG TTCTCAGCCTTCTACATTGGAGGATTTGTGGTGATCATGTTTGGACTGATCCTATACAATATTATATCAGTACCTGAAGGAGGTACAGACCAGTCAGTGTTCAGTATTGGCTACTGGTACAACTATGGATACTCACTATTCTGTGAGTGGAGGTGTCGTTCAGCAGCAGCAGATAAACATCTAGTAAACTTGATTGATTCAGATGATTCGGATGATGGCTACTCTACTTTTGATAACGGAAATAAATCAGTAATTGGAATTAATAGCTAG
- the LOC136258129 gene encoding solute carrier family 35 member F2-like isoform X2, giving the protein MKILSWKFAIVLMSGQVLSPLVTGIGVFTTLLENHTGEDISSTLTAGVFFLMSAILSPYIACRPDFLKKLRRYWWKCTIVAIGDVCGTYLQTLGFKFTSVASNQAITNGSMTVFVAALSILLIKKKYKLIHYISIIISTAGMVIVILEDLKTDTNKGNNPLVGDLICVAGGFGVAVANAGEEVVIKGELSVLDFTALIGFSGAIMSGIQMCILDRRSVIVMKWDLRSVLYFLGYQICNTSYYFVLPLIILQSSSMVASLSLLTSIAYSFLFSIFLFNNKFSAFYIGGFVVIMFGLILYNIISVPEGGTDQSVFSIGYWYNYGYSLFCEWRCRSAAADKHLVNLIDSDDSDDGYSTFDNGNKSVIGINS; this is encoded by the exons ATGAAAATCCTATCATG GAAATTTGCCATTGTCCTGATGTCAGGCCAGGTGTTGTCACCATTAGTAACAGGCATCGGGGTGTTCACAACATTACTAGAGAATCACACAGGAGAAGATATCTCATCCACACTTACAGCCGGAGTGTTCTTCCTTATGAGCGCTATCCTTAGTCCATACATAGCATGCAGACCAGACTTCTTGAAGAAACTACGACGCTACTGGTGGAAATGTACAATAGTTGCTATAGGTGATGTGTGTGGGACTTACCTACAAACACTTGGCTTCAAGTTCACTTCAGTAGCCAGTAATCAG GCAATCACCAATGGCTCTATGACTGTATTTGTTGCCGCTCTTTCCATCCTTCTGATCAAGAAGAAATACAAACTGATCCACTACATCTCCATCATCATCAGTACTGCTGGTatggtcattgtcatcttgGAAGATTTGAAGACAGACACTAATAAAG GGAATAATCCATTAGTTGGAGATTTAATTTGTGTTGCTGGAGGATTTGGTGTTGCTGTTGCCAATGCTGGTGAAGAGGTTGTGATCAAAGGAGAACTCAGTGTACTAGACTTTACAGCTTTAATAGGATTCAGTGGAGCAATTATGTCTGGCAtacaaat GTGTATTTTGGATCGAAGAAGTGTTATAGTAATGAAATGGGATTTACGTTCAG TATTGTACTTTCTTGGTTATCAAATCTGCAATACATCATACTACTTTGTTCTACCATTGATCATATTACAATCATCATCCATGGTAGCAAGTTTGTCATTGTTAACTTCCATTGCCTACAGCTTCTTATTTTCCATCTTCTTGTTCAACAACAAG TTCTCAGCCTTCTACATTGGAGGATTTGTGGTGATCATGTTTGGACTGATCCTATACAATATTATATCAGTACCTGAAGGAGGTACAGACCAGTCAGTGTTCAGTATTGGCTACTGGTACAACTATGGATACTCACTATTCTGTGAGTGGAGGTGTCGTTCAGCAGCAGCAGATAAACATCTAGTAAACTTGATTGATTCAGATGATTCGGATGATGGCTACTCTACTTTTGATAACGGAAATAAATCAGTAATTGGAATTAATAGCTAG